One Flavobacterium sp. 90 DNA segment encodes these proteins:
- a CDS encoding T9SS type A sorting domain-containing protein, whose translation MKTKLLLLLLLANFSIFAQTNLVPNGSFENWSSSSHPDSWYGYLSGYVSQSATAQNGASSTNMMVASGTFNYINSDYFAVEAGKKYRVTMYHKVVKGTFSSIDFSVYHKPGTFKEEIVKKSDVTFSTTEWRKVEFEYTSTASENIEVDIWTNGSLDSEILVDNVSVVDVAETPAQYTMIPDANFEKKLIDLGIDSGAIDGKILTSKINTLTSLDISYSSISDLTGIEDFSALYSLYCNNNNLTTLDLSKNLLLLNIDSSYNQLTSVNINKNASNLNLASNKLENVDFSQNPSLYSLDLNRNLLANLDVSQNQNLQFLKVNNNKLATINLSKNTLLNYITCSGNKLSSIDVSNNTSLEILWIETNLLTTLDLSKNTKLRFVYCSSNQLTSLKTPAGATLNNLNCAYNKLTSLDLSANTGLTKVEFQSNLIETVNVAASINLDYFNGSYNQLKTLDVSKNVNLTYFNCNGNKLLSDLNLKNGNNTKIKSTDLSIRETPSLYCLVVDDVAYSTTNWTSNIDPYTIFTDTPCAPAKYTLIPDINFEKSLITKGIDAVEDGKVLTSKIAIVKVLDLSDYYTNLKIEDLTGIADFTALEELTLPSSNSGALKTIDISHNLALRKLISSQTKLETLDVSNNLALTELNIYRNNLTTLNVSKNLELTKLDCSLNRLTSLDVTANKKLKSLACSASNEEGNYSPRQGLLTSLDLSQNLDLEVLNCSSNDKLVGLDVSKNVKLTSINVSNNNLTSIDFSANKLLKNISCESNQITSLDLSKYPALETLQCSFNQLTTLDVSQKPGLTFLICESNQLTSLDVSKNPALERLYCSGNKIASLDISANPKMKQLLCGSNNMTKLNLKNGNNTKFEIDYNSIFSNNPNLTCILVDDVDYSNKTWATYKDATASYNTECSFSLPSKNFAVETKGESCVGENNGEITITASAEFPYVASINGKATTFTNNSLKISNLAPGTYTVIITIPGEVYEQTFILTIAKAVTITGKSSITSKTIDVEITQGTAPFTVFVDGNKQFQTNDAAFSLSVDKNALVTVATAKACEGVFAKKVSVSDFESQILSAYPNPTSGSFEIEIPTNKTEVKIELYNFGGQLISGKTYTIENGKALLNLENQASGIYAVKVYLETPEYLKIIKK comes from the coding sequence ATGAAAACAAAACTACTCTTGTTGCTGTTATTAGCAAATTTTTCAATTTTTGCACAAACCAACTTAGTTCCAAATGGGAGCTTCGAAAACTGGTCTTCGTCATCACATCCTGATAGTTGGTATGGTTATCTTAGTGGTTATGTTTCTCAAAGCGCAACTGCCCAAAATGGCGCATCAAGTACCAATATGATGGTTGCCAGCGGTACATTTAACTACATAAATAGCGACTATTTTGCGGTAGAAGCTGGTAAAAAGTATCGTGTAACGATGTATCACAAAGTCGTAAAAGGTACATTTTCTTCAATTGATTTTAGCGTTTACCACAAACCCGGAACATTCAAGGAAGAGATAGTCAAAAAATCAGACGTTACTTTCTCAACTACTGAATGGAGAAAAGTTGAATTTGAATATACCTCAACTGCTTCTGAAAATATTGAAGTAGATATCTGGACTAACGGATCTCTTGATTCTGAAATTTTGGTTGATAATGTCTCTGTTGTAGATGTTGCCGAAACTCCTGCACAATACACAATGATTCCTGATGCAAATTTTGAGAAAAAACTGATCGACTTAGGAATTGATTCTGGCGCTATTGATGGTAAAATATTAACATCAAAAATCAATACTTTAACATCTTTGGATATATCATATAGCTCAATTAGTGACTTAACCGGAATCGAAGATTTTAGTGCTTTGTACTCATTATATTGCAATAACAACAATTTGACGACTCTTGATCTTTCAAAAAATTTATTATTATTAAACATTGACTCTAGTTATAATCAACTCACAAGCGTAAATATCAATAAAAATGCAAGTAACCTTAATCTTGCTTCTAATAAGCTGGAAAATGTAGACTTTTCACAAAATCCTTCTTTATACTCCTTAGATTTAAATAGAAATTTATTGGCAAATTTAGATGTTTCGCAAAATCAGAACTTACAATTTTTAAAAGTAAATAATAATAAATTAGCGACCATAAATCTTTCAAAAAACACATTATTGAATTACATTACCTGTTCAGGAAATAAATTAAGTTCTATAGATGTTTCAAATAATACTTCTTTAGAAATTTTATGGATCGAAACTAATTTACTTACTACATTAGATTTGTCTAAAAACACAAAACTGAGATTTGTGTATTGTTCCTCTAATCAATTAACAAGCCTCAAAACTCCTGCTGGAGCCACTTTAAATAATTTAAACTGTGCTTACAACAAATTGACAAGTTTAGATCTTTCTGCCAACACTGGTTTAACTAAAGTTGAATTTCAATCAAATTTAATAGAAACTGTAAATGTAGCAGCTAGTATCAATTTAGATTATTTTAATGGCAGTTATAATCAGCTTAAAACTTTAGATGTTTCTAAAAATGTTAATTTGACTTATTTTAATTGTAACGGAAACAAATTATTAAGTGATTTAAACTTAAAAAATGGAAATAATACCAAAATAAAAAGTACTGATTTATCTATTCGAGAAACTCCAAGTTTATACTGTTTAGTTGTAGATGACGTTGCATATTCGACTACAAATTGGACATCAAATATTGATCCTTATACAATTTTTACTGATACGCCATGTGCTCCGGCAAAATACACTCTTATTCCAGATATTAATTTCGAAAAATCCCTAATAACAAAGGGTATTGATGCCGTAGAAGATGGTAAAGTATTGACTAGCAAAATTGCTATTGTCAAAGTTTTAGATTTGAGCGATTATTATACCAATCTAAAAATCGAAGACCTAACAGGAATTGCAGATTTTACAGCACTTGAAGAATTAACATTACCTTCTTCTAATAGTGGTGCTCTAAAAACAATTGACATCTCTCACAATTTAGCTTTAAGAAAACTAATCTCTTCTCAAACTAAATTAGAAACTCTGGACGTTTCTAACAATTTAGCTTTAACTGAATTAAATATTTATAGAAATAATTTAACAACACTTAATGTATCAAAAAACTTAGAATTAACTAAGCTTGATTGCTCTCTAAACAGATTAACAAGCTTGGATGTTACGGCAAACAAAAAACTTAAGAGTTTAGCGTGTTCAGCATCTAATGAAGAAGGTAATTATAGTCCACGACAAGGTTTATTAACAAGTTTAGATCTTTCTCAAAATCTTGACTTAGAAGTTTTAAATTGCAGTTCAAACGATAAACTTGTTGGATTAGATGTATCTAAAAACGTAAAGTTAACTTCTATTAATGTTAGTAATAACAATCTAACATCTATTGATTTTTCTGCCAACAAACTTTTAAAAAATATTTCTTGCGAATCGAATCAAATAACAAGTCTGGATCTTTCTAAATATCCTGCTTTAGAAACATTACAATGCTCTTTTAATCAGTTAACAACATTGGATGTATCACAAAAACCAGGGTTAACTTTTTTAATATGCGAATCTAATCAACTAACAAGCTTAGATGTCTCAAAAAACCCTGCATTAGAGCGTTTATACTGTAGCGGTAATAAAATCGCTAGTTTAGACATATCTGCCAATCCAAAGATGAAGCAACTGTTATGCGGCAGCAATAATATGACCAAATTAAATTTAAAAAATGGCAACAATACAAAGTTTGAGATTGATTATAACAGTATTTTTTCAAACAATCCAAATTTAACTTGCATACTTGTTGATGATGTTGATTATTCTAATAAAACATGGGCCACTTATAAAGATGCAACAGCAAGTTATAATACAGAATGTAGCTTTAGTTTACCTTCTAAAAACTTTGCTGTAGAAACAAAAGGTGAATCTTGCGTTGGAGAAAATAATGGGGAAATTACTATAACTGCAAGTGCCGAATTCCCATATGTTGCAAGCATAAACGGAAAAGCTACCACTTTTACAAACAATAGTCTAAAAATTAGCAATCTGGCACCGGGAACTTACACAGTTATTATAACAATTCCGGGAGAAGTATATGAGCAAACTTTCATACTGACAATTGCAAAAGCGGTTACTATTACCGGAAAATCAAGCATAACCTCTAAAACAATTGATGTTGAAATTACACAAGGAACTGCACCATTTACAGTTTTTGTTGATGGAAATAAACAATTTCAGACAAATGATGCGGCTTTTTCTCTAAGTGTTGATAAAAACGCTTTAGTAACAGTAGCAACTGCAAAAGCTTGTGAAGGCGTTTTTGCCAAAAAAGTTTCTGTTTCAGATTTTGAATCACAAATTTTATCGGCATATCCAAATCCAACTTCTGGAAGTTTTGAAATTGAAATTCCAACAAATAAAACAGAAGTTAAAATAGAGTTGTACAATTTTGGAGGACAATTAATTTCCGGTAAAACTTATACTATCGAAAATGGAAAAGCATTATTAAACCTAGAAAATCAAGCTTCAGGAATTTATGCTGTCAAAGTCTATTTAGAAACTCCGGAATATCTTAAAATTATAAAAAAATAA
- the sufB gene encoding Fe-S cluster assembly protein SufB, which translates to MSKYTEDDLKIELETKEYEYGFYTDIESETFPIGLNEDIVRAISLKKEEPEWMTEWRIEAFRAWKEMIEPEWANVHYQKPDFQAISYYSAPKQVDPNKTLDDVDPELLEMYKKLGISVDEQKMMNNVAMDIVVDSVSVATTFKKTLAEKGIIFCPISEAIKEHPELVKKYLGTVVPQKDNFYAALNSAVFSDGSFCYIPKGVRCPMELSTYFRINQAGTGQFERTLVIADEGSYVSYLEGCTAPSRDENQLHAAVVELIAMDDAEIKYSTVQNWFPGNKEGKGGVYNFVTKRGLCETNAKISWTQVETGSAVTWKYPSCVLKGDNSVGEFYSIAVTNNYQQADTGTKMIHLGKNTKSTIISKGISAGKSQNSYRGLVQISPRAENARNFSQCDSLLMGNNCGAHTFPYIESKNPSAKIEHEATTSKIGEDQVFYCNQRGIPTEKAIALIVNGFSKDVLNKLPMEFAVEAQKLLEISLEGSVG; encoded by the coding sequence ATGTCAAAATACACTGAAGACGATTTAAAAATCGAACTCGAAACTAAAGAATACGAATACGGATTTTATACCGATATTGAATCGGAGACATTTCCTATTGGCTTAAACGAAGATATCGTAAGAGCTATTTCTCTTAAAAAAGAAGAACCAGAATGGATGACTGAATGGCGCATCGAGGCTTTTCGTGCATGGAAAGAAATGATCGAGCCGGAATGGGCAAATGTTCATTATCAAAAGCCAGATTTTCAGGCTATTTCATATTATTCTGCTCCAAAACAAGTAGATCCAAACAAAACGTTAGACGATGTAGATCCGGAACTTCTTGAAATGTACAAAAAGTTAGGAATCTCTGTCGATGAACAAAAAATGATGAACAATGTCGCTATGGATATTGTTGTCGATTCTGTTTCTGTAGCTACGACTTTCAAAAAAACTTTGGCTGAAAAAGGAATTATTTTCTGTCCAATTTCAGAAGCTATCAAAGAACACCCAGAACTAGTAAAAAAATATTTAGGAACTGTTGTACCTCAAAAAGACAACTTCTATGCAGCATTAAACTCAGCAGTTTTCTCTGACGGAAGTTTCTGTTATATTCCAAAAGGCGTTCGTTGCCCAATGGAACTTTCAACTTATTTCAGAATCAATCAGGCAGGAACAGGACAATTCGAGAGAACTCTTGTGATTGCTGATGAAGGAAGTTATGTATCATACCTTGAAGGATGTACTGCACCAAGTCGTGACGAAAACCAATTACACGCTGCTGTGGTTGAATTAATCGCTATGGATGATGCCGAAATTAAATATTCTACCGTTCAAAACTGGTTCCCTGGAAACAAAGAAGGAAAAGGTGGAGTTTACAACTTCGTAACCAAAAGAGGTTTATGCGAAACAAACGCTAAAATTTCATGGACACAAGTAGAAACTGGTTCTGCTGTAACCTGGAAATATCCTTCATGCGTACTTAAAGGAGATAATTCGGTAGGAGAATTTTATTCAATCGCCGTTACCAATAATTACCAACAAGCAGATACGGGAACTAAAATGATCCATTTAGGTAAAAACACTAAATCGACAATTATTTCTAAAGGTATCTCGGCTGGTAAATCACAAAACAGTTACCGCGGATTAGTGCAAATTAGCCCAAGAGCTGAGAATGCACGTAACTTTTCGCAATGTGATTCTCTTTTAATGGGGAACAATTGCGGAGCGCATACTTTCCCTTATATCGAAAGTAAAAATCCATCGGCTAAAATAGAACACGAAGCAACTACAAGTAAAATTGGAGAAGATCAGGTTTTTTATTGCAACCAAAGAGGTATCCCAACTGAAAAAGCGATTGCCTTAATTGTAAACGGTTTCAGTAAAGATGTATTGAACAAATTGCCAATGGAATTTGCTGTTGAAGCTCAAAAATTATTAGAGATTTCTTTAGAAGGATCTGTAGGTTAA
- a CDS encoding flavodoxin family protein, producing the protein MEGKKVIILGSSRKNGNTTRIVDEISKDTGIDVIDLSDYSISYYDYESKNKEDDFLPLIRRILEQYDTLIFATPIYWYNMSGIMKVFFDRFSDLIRIEKETGRKLRGKKIGVISNSHDNEIEESFYIPFKKSADYLGMEYLGHAHFNANILNHTTKIELTFI; encoded by the coding sequence ATGGAAGGTAAAAAAGTAATCATTTTAGGATCATCCAGAAAAAATGGAAACACAACCCGAATTGTGGATGAAATTTCTAAAGATACCGGAATCGATGTAATTGATTTAAGTGATTATAGTATCTCTTATTATGATTACGAAAGCAAAAACAAAGAGGATGATTTTCTTCCTTTAATAAGAAGAATACTCGAACAATACGACACTTTAATTTTTGCAACGCCAATATATTGGTATAATATGAGCGGAATAATGAAGGTTTTCTTTGATCGTTTTTCGGATTTAATCCGAATTGAAAAAGAAACCGGACGAAAACTTAGAGGAAAGAAAATTGGCGTGATATCAAATTCACACGACAATGAAATTGAAGAAAGTTTTTACATTCCTTTCAAAAAATCAGCCGATTATTTAGGCATGGAATATTTAGGACACGCGCATTTTAATGCCAACATCCTAAACCACACAACAAAAATAGAATTGACATTTATATAA
- a CDS encoding four helix bundle protein encodes MSKFNSFEEINSWKKSRIFNKRIYLITENSNFKKDFDFVRQIRRASISISSNIAEGFERNTDKEFIYFLYVAKASAGEVRSQLYLAFDLEYIIKEEFEILLESVTEISKLLSGFIKYLSPKS; translated from the coding sequence ATGAGTAAATTTAATTCTTTCGAAGAAATTAATTCTTGGAAAAAATCAAGAATCTTCAACAAAAGAATTTATCTGATCACTGAAAACTCTAATTTCAAAAAAGATTTTGATTTTGTTAGACAAATTAGACGAGCATCAATCTCTATATCATCAAATATAGCTGAAGGTTTTGAGAGAAATACAGACAAAGAGTTTATTTACTTTTTATATGTAGCAAAAGCATCAGCAGGAGAAGTTCGATCTCAATTATATTTAGCATTTGATCTGGAATACATTATTAAAGAAGAATTTGAAATACTCTTAGAATCGGTAACAGAAATATCGAAATTATTAAGTGGTTTCATAAAATATTTGAGCCCAAAGTCATAA
- the sufD gene encoding Fe-S cluster assembly protein SufD: protein MDLKEKLVSSFMAFEERVDVHSDLHDIRTKALKNFENKGFPTKKEEAWKYTSLNAILKNDFTVFPKQENAIEFNQVKKYFLHEIDTYKLVFIDGVFSSHLSSTTHDGIDVCLMSSALTKPKYKMIIDTYFNQIASKDDSLTSLNTAFASEGAFINIPKKKVADKPIEIMYFSTGNEAALMVQPRNLIIVGENSHVQIIERHQSLNENPVLTNSVTEIFAQKRAIVDYYKIQNDNSEANLVDNTYVSQQQESHAYVHTFSFGGNLTRNNLNFYHFGERLTSTLNGISILNDKQHVDHYTLVNHATPNCESFQDYKGIFSDRSTGVFNGKVLVEKEAQKTNAFQKSNNILLSDKATINAKPQLEIFADDVKCSHGCTVGQLDETAMFYMQSRGIPKKEAKALLMYAFSNAVIESIKIPELKQRITKIIAMKLGVNLGFDL, encoded by the coding sequence ATGGATTTAAAAGAAAAATTAGTATCGTCTTTTATGGCTTTTGAAGAGCGTGTCGATGTACATTCAGATTTACATGATATTCGCACCAAAGCACTAAAAAACTTTGAAAATAAAGGTTTCCCAACCAAAAAAGAAGAAGCTTGGAAATATACATCGCTAAACGCCATCTTAAAAAATGACTTTACGGTTTTTCCTAAGCAAGAAAATGCAATCGAATTTAATCAGGTAAAAAAATACTTTTTACATGAAATCGACACTTATAAACTAGTATTTATCGATGGTGTTTTCAGTTCGCATTTGTCTTCTACAACGCATGACGGAATCGATGTTTGTTTGATGTCATCGGCATTGACCAAACCAAAATATAAAATGATTATTGATACGTACTTCAATCAAATCGCAAGTAAAGATGACAGTTTGACTTCATTGAATACTGCTTTTGCAAGTGAAGGAGCTTTTATCAATATTCCGAAGAAAAAAGTTGCTGATAAACCTATTGAGATTATGTATTTCTCAACAGGAAACGAAGCTGCTTTAATGGTTCAGCCAAGAAATTTGATTATTGTAGGCGAAAACTCACATGTTCAAATTATCGAGCGTCACCAAAGTTTGAATGAAAATCCTGTTTTGACAAATTCTGTTACGGAGATTTTTGCTCAAAAACGTGCGATCGTTGATTATTACAAAATTCAAAACGACAATAGTGAAGCGAATTTAGTTGATAATACTTATGTATCGCAACAACAAGAAAGCCACGCTTATGTGCATACTTTCTCATTTGGAGGAAACCTAACACGTAACAACTTAAACTTTTATCACTTTGGTGAAAGATTGACAAGTACACTTAACGGAATTTCCATCTTAAATGACAAACAACACGTTGATCATTATACTTTGGTAAACCACGCAACACCAAATTGCGAGAGTTTCCAGGATTATAAAGGAATTTTCTCTGATCGCTCAACTGGAGTTTTCAACGGAAAAGTTTTGGTAGAAAAAGAAGCTCAAAAAACAAATGCTTTCCAAAAAAGCAACAATATTTTATTGAGTGATAAAGCAACTATCAACGCAAAACCACAATTAGAGATTTTTGCAGATGACGTAAAATGTTCTCACGGTTGTACAGTTGGACAACTTGACGAAACAGCAATGTTCTACATGCAATCACGTGGAATCCCGAAAAAAGAAGCAAAAGCTTTATTGATGTATGCATTCTCAAATGCTGTAATCGAAAGCATTAAAATACCGGAATTAAAACAAAGAATTACTAAAATCATTGCCATGAAATTAGGCGTGAATTTAGGATTTGATTTGTAA
- a CDS encoding iron-sulfur cluster assembly accessory protein has protein sequence MIKVSDTAKKKIIDLMKDDGFDAASDYVRVGVKSGGCSGLSYDLKFDKTKGDDDKIFVDNDITIAVEKKSFLYLAGTILEFSGGLNGKGFVFNNPNASRTCGCGESFSL, from the coding sequence ATGATAAAAGTTTCTGATACAGCTAAAAAGAAAATCATCGACTTAATGAAAGACGACGGTTTTGACGCTGCTAGCGACTACGTAAGAGTAGGCGTGAAAAGTGGCGGATGCTCTGGTTTGTCTTATGATTTAAAATTTGACAAAACTAAAGGCGACGACGATAAAATATTCGTAGACAACGACATAACAATTGCAGTTGAAAAAAAATCATTTCTATATTTAGCCGGAACAATTCTGGAATTCTCTGGCGGATTAAACGGAAAAGGTTTTGTATTTAATAATCCAAATGCCAGCAGAACTTGTGGTTGCGGAGAATCTTTTTCGCTATAA
- a CDS encoding MBL fold metallo-hydrolase, producing MKLYPIESGNFKLDGGAMFGVVPKTIWNKSNPADANNLIDIAARCLLIEDGNRLILIDTGMGDKQSEKFFGYYSLWGSHSIDKSLAKYGFHRDDITDVFMTHLHFDHCGGSVQWNSDKTGYEPAFKNAKYWSNENHWEWATKPNAREKASFLSENILPMQESGQLNFINRPEADFGFSEELNFGIYYVDGHTEKQMIPHIKYQDKTIVFCADLLATAGHIPLPYVMGYDTRPLLTMPEKSKFLNAAADNNYYLFLEHDAHNQIITVEHTEKGVRLKEVFTCEEVL from the coding sequence ATGAAACTTTATCCTATAGAATCCGGAAATTTTAAGTTAGACGGAGGTGCAATGTTTGGAGTTGTGCCCAAAACAATCTGGAACAAAAGCAATCCTGCCGATGCTAATAATTTAATTGATATTGCCGCTCGTTGTTTGCTTATTGAAGATGGAAATCGCCTGATTTTGATTGATACCGGAATGGGAGATAAACAATCGGAGAAGTTCTTTGGATATTATTCACTTTGGGGATCGCATTCTATTGATAAATCATTAGCTAAATATGGTTTTCACCGAGATGATATTACAGACGTTTTTATGACGCATCTTCATTTTGACCATTGTGGTGGAAGTGTACAATGGAATTCAGATAAAACGGGATACGAACCAGCTTTTAAAAATGCTAAATACTGGAGTAACGAGAACCATTGGGAATGGGCAACAAAACCGAACGCTCGTGAAAAAGCTTCTTTTTTATCAGAGAATATTTTACCAATGCAGGAAAGCGGACAATTGAATTTTATAAATCGTCCTGAAGCTGATTTTGGCTTTTCTGAAGAATTGAATTTCGGAATTTATTATGTCGACGGTCATACTGAAAAACAGATGATTCCACATATTAAATATCAGGATAAAACCATCGTTTTTTGTGCCGATTTGTTGGCGACAGCCGGACATATTCCTTTGCCATATGTTATGGGTTACGATACAAGACCTTTATTGACAATGCCTGAAAAATCTAAATTTCTAAATGCAGCAGCGGACAATAATTATTATTTGTTCCTTGAACACGATGCACACAATCAGATTATAACGGTTGAACATACGGAGAAAGGCGTTCGGTTAAAAGAAGTATTTACGTGCGAAGAGGTTCTTTAA
- the sufC gene encoding Fe-S cluster assembly ATPase SufC, whose amino-acid sequence MLSIKNLHASIGDKEILKGINIEVKAGEVHAIMGPNGSGKSTLSAVIAGNENYEVTDGQVFLDGEDLADLAPEERAHKGVFLSFQYPVEIPGVSVTNFMKTAINETRKANGQEEMPANEMLKVIREKSELLEIDRKFLSRSLNEGFSGGEKKRNEIFQMAMLEPKLAILDETDSGLDIDALRIVANGVNKLKSEKNAIIVITHYQRLLDYIVPDFVHVLYNGRIVKSGGKELAYELEEKGYDWIKAEN is encoded by the coding sequence ATGTTATCAATAAAAAACCTTCACGCCTCAATTGGTGATAAAGAAATCCTTAAAGGAATTAATATAGAAGTTAAAGCTGGCGAAGTACACGCTATCATGGGACCAAACGGTTCTGGAAAAAGTACACTTTCGGCTGTAATTGCCGGAAACGAAAACTACGAAGTTACTGACGGACAAGTTTTCCTTGATGGAGAAGATCTTGCTGATCTTGCTCCAGAAGAAAGAGCACACAAAGGAGTTTTCCTTTCTTTTCAATATCCTGTAGAAATTCCCGGAGTAAGTGTTACAAACTTCATGAAAACTGCAATCAACGAAACTCGTAAAGCAAACGGTCAGGAAGAAATGCCTGCAAACGAAATGCTAAAAGTAATTCGCGAGAAATCTGAATTGTTAGAAATCGATCGTAAATTTTTGTCTCGTTCTTTAAACGAAGGTTTTTCCGGAGGAGAGAAAAAAAGAAACGAAATTTTCCAAATGGCAATGTTAGAGCCAAAATTAGCAATCCTTGACGAAACCGATTCTGGTCTTGATATCGACGCATTAAGAATTGTTGCTAATGGAGTTAACAAATTAAAAAGCGAGAAAAACGCAATTATCGTTATCACACACTACCAACGTTTATTAGATTATATCGTTCCGGATTTCGTTCACGTTCTTTACAACGGAAGAATCGTAAAATCAGGCGGAAAAGAGCTAGCATATGAGCTAGAGGAAAAGGGCTACGATTGGATCAAGGCAGAGAATTAA